One stretch of Leishmania braziliensis MHOM/BR/75/M2904 complete genome, chromosome 6 DNA includes these proteins:
- a CDS encoding putative serine-threonine dehydratase has product MPTFSDIMAARKALEGYVYETPIIESNVLHGKTRHESVMLKCENLQRTGSYHVRGMTYRVIRAKEEDLGINNFVTHSSGNGGAALACAANNFQSTAHVVVPEDTNSLITRSIRLYNGNFYYCKPDLKSRVEMEERLRAEFDKPTGKTRNQSIIVNPYSDEAIIAGHGTTGIELMLQTDCSVDCVVVPVGGGALLAGTAIAVKGMKPHVGVFAAELAVPPDHYTVFKRGEVIQARKSKGDQQRPKGNKHGIRTELTDLANSYIDRYVDGVVHVSKEEMCYAFRYVYERCKLVVDTNAAIAVAAVLACPQKLSHYRRICIVLSGGNVDLNDVPKIATARL; this is encoded by the coding sequence ATGCCAACCTTCAGCGATATCATGGCGGCGCGCAAGGCGCTGGAGGGCTATGTGTATGAGACACCGATCATCGAGAGCAACGTCCTGCATGGCAAGACGCGGCACGAGAGTGTCATGCTCAAGTGCGAGAACCTGCAGCGCACCGGTAGCTACCACGTCCGCGGCATGACGTACCGCGTGATCCgtgccaaggaggaggatCTCGGGATCAATAATTTTGTcacccacagcagcggcaacggcggtgcagcgctggcatGCGCGGCGAATAACTTCCAGAGTACAGCGCACGTCGTCGTGCCAGAGGACACGAACAGCCTTATCACGCGTAGCATTCGCCTCTACAATGGGAACTTTTACTACTGCAAGCCGGATCTCAAGAGCCGCgtggagatggaggagcgACTCCGGGCGGAGTTCGACAAGCCAACCGGCAAGACGCGCAACCAAAGCATCATTGTGAATCCGTACAGCGACGAGGCTATCATCGCCGGCCACGGCACGACTGGCATCGAGCTTATGCTCCAGACAGACTGCTCGGTGGACTGCGTCGTTGTCCCggtcggtggtggtgccctGCTAGCGGGTACAGCGATCGCCGTAAAGGGCATGAAGCCGCACGTTGGTGTCTTCGCTGCAGAGCTGGCCGTGCCGCCGGATCACTACACTGTTTTCAAGCGCGGCGAGGTCATCCAGGCGCGCAAGAGCAAAggcgaccagcagcgccCCAAGGGCAACAAGCACGGCATCCGTACGGAGCTGACAGACCTCGCGAACAGCTACATTGACCGCTACGTGGACGGCGTCGTGCACGTGTCGAAGGAGGAGATGTGCTACGCTTTCCGCTACGTGTACGAGCGCTGCAAACTCGTCGTGGACACGAACGCGGCCATTGCCGTGGCGGCCGTGCTGGCCTGCCCCCAGAAGCTGAGCCACTACCGTCGAATTTGCATTGTACTCTCCGGCGGTAATGTGGACCTCAACGATGTACCGAAGATTGCGACAGCGCGGCTCTAA